One window of the Populus trichocarpa isolate Nisqually-1 chromosome 9, P.trichocarpa_v4.1, whole genome shotgun sequence genome contains the following:
- the LOC7474979 gene encoding F-box/LRR-repeat protein 10 isoform X3 → MALILMFDVSLFLRHNFALVWALVSEKLTSLEIGYVSSVMVTELVGPSLGPHQSPNHVRPSILPGIQKLCLSVDYITDTMVSTISKGLMSLTHLDLRDAPLIEPTITFDLTNSGLQQINQHGKLKHLSLVRSQEFAITYFRRVNDLGMLLMADKCENMESICLGGFCRVTDTGFKTILHSCSSLYKLQVSYGIHLTDLVFHDISATSLSLIHVSLRWCNLLTNHAIKNLVLNTRLRVLDLRDCKHFGDEALRAISALLELKILLLDGSNISDFGLSYLRGIINSLVSLSVRGCKRLTDKCISALFEGSSKLKLQQLDLSNLPNLSDNGVLALAKCRVPISELRMRQCPLIGDTSVMALASMRVDEDRLHGCSLRLLDLYNCGGITQLSFRWLKKPYFPRLRCLGVTGSASRDIIDALARSRPFLHVACHAEELGSNQWDNLHGLYMHDNDEVDELEQWLLEEEGGYNDEEMMDADDDAELLDHLAL, encoded by the exons ATG GCGCTGATTTTGATGTTTGATGTCTCATTATTTCTTCGTCATAATTTTGCTCTAGTATGGGCTTTGGTTTCAGAAAAACTGACTTCTCTTGAGATTGGGTATGTTTCTTCAGTGATGGTGACTGAACTGGTTGGCCCAAGTTTGGGACCTCATCAATCACCAAATCATGTTCGACCATCCATTCTGCCTGGCATTCAGAAATTGTGCCTTTCTGTAGACTATATTACTGACACCATGGTTAGCACAATATCGAAAGGTCTCATGTCCTTAACACATTTGGATCTTCGAGATGCTCCTCTCATAGAACCAACAATTACATTTGATCTCACCAACTCTGGTCTTCAGCAGATTAATCAGCATGGAAAACTGAAACATCTCTCATTGGTTCGGAGCCAAGAATTCGCCATTACATATTTTAGACGTGTTAATGATCTTGGAATGCTATTAATGGCTGACAAGTGTGAGAACATGGAAAGTATTTGTCTTGGAGGCTTCTGTCGAGTTACAGATACAGGATTCAAAACAATCTTGCATTCATGCTCTAGTCTGTACAAGCTCCAGGTGTCTTATGGAATCCATTTGACTGATCTGGTCTTTCATGATATCTCTGCAACATCCCTGTCTTTGATACATGTGAGCTTGAGATGGTGCAACCTTTTAACCAACCATGCAATAAAAAACTTGGTATTGAATACACGCCTTAGAGTTCTTGACTTGAGAGACTGCAAACACTTTGGAGACGAAGCCCTTAGAGCTATCAGCGCTCTTCTGGAATTGAAGATTTTACTGCTGGATGGTTCCAATATAAGTGATTTTGGATTGTCTTACTTGAGAGGAATTATAAATTCATTAGTTTCTCTGTCTGTGAGAGGATGCAAAAGACTAACAGATAAATGCATCTCTGCTTTATTTGAAGGCTCTTCTAAACTGAAGTTACAACAACTGGACCTATCAAATCTTCCTAACCTGTCTGATAATGGAGTTCTGGCACTTGCAAAATGCCGGGTTCCAATTTCTGAACTTCGAATGCGGCAATGTCCACTTATTGGTGATACTTCAGTTATGGCATTAGCTTCAATGCGGGTTGATGAGGACAGATTGCATGGTTGTAGTTTGCGGCTGTTGGACCTTTACAACTGCGGCGGTATAACACAACTTTCATTCCGGTGGTTAAAGAAACCCTATTTTCCAAGGTTGAGATGTTTGGGGGTGACAGGAAGTGCAAGTAGGGATATTATAGATGCTTTAGCTAGGAGTAGACCATTCTTGCATGTGGCATGCCATGCCGAGGAGCTGGGGTCCAACCAGTGGGATAACTTGCATGGTTTATACATGCATGACAACGATGAGGTGGATGAACTTGAACAATGGCTTCTCGAAGAAGAGGGTGGCTATAATGATGAGGAGATGATGGATGCTGATGATGATGCAGAACTACTGGATCATTTAGCCTTGTAA
- the LOC7474979 gene encoding F-box/LRR-repeat protein 10 isoform X2, with protein MAKKCLALILMFDVSLFLRHNFALVWALVSEKLTSLEIGYVSSVMVTELVGPSLGPHQSPNHVRPSILPGIQKLCLSVDYITDTMVSTISKGLMSLTHLDLRDAPLIEPTITFDLTNSGLQQINQHGKLKHLSLVRSQEFAITYFRRVNDLGMLLMADKCENMESICLGGFCRVTDTGFKTILHSCSSLYKLQVSYGIHLTDLVFHDISATSLSLIHVSLRWCNLLTNHAIKNLVLNTRLRVLDLRDCKHFGDEALRAISALLELKILLLDGSNISDFGLSYLRGIINSLVSLSVRGCKRLTDKCISALFEGSSKLKLQQLDLSNLPNLSDNGVLALAKCRVPISELRMRQCPLIGDTSVMALASMRVDEDRLHGCSLRLLDLYNCGGITQLSFRWLKKPYFPRLRCLGVTGSASRDIIDALARSRPFLHVACHAEELGSNQWDNLHGLYMHDNDEVDELEQWLLEEEGGYNDEEMMDADDDAELLDHLAL; from the exons ATGGCAAAGAAATGTTTG GCGCTGATTTTGATGTTTGATGTCTCATTATTTCTTCGTCATAATTTTGCTCTAGTATGGGCTTTGGTTTCAGAAAAACTGACTTCTCTTGAGATTGGGTATGTTTCTTCAGTGATGGTGACTGAACTGGTTGGCCCAAGTTTGGGACCTCATCAATCACCAAATCATGTTCGACCATCCATTCTGCCTGGCATTCAGAAATTGTGCCTTTCTGTAGACTATATTACTGACACCATGGTTAGCACAATATCGAAAGGTCTCATGTCCTTAACACATTTGGATCTTCGAGATGCTCCTCTCATAGAACCAACAATTACATTTGATCTCACCAACTCTGGTCTTCAGCAGATTAATCAGCATGGAAAACTGAAACATCTCTCATTGGTTCGGAGCCAAGAATTCGCCATTACATATTTTAGACGTGTTAATGATCTTGGAATGCTATTAATGGCTGACAAGTGTGAGAACATGGAAAGTATTTGTCTTGGAGGCTTCTGTCGAGTTACAGATACAGGATTCAAAACAATCTTGCATTCATGCTCTAGTCTGTACAAGCTCCAGGTGTCTTATGGAATCCATTTGACTGATCTGGTCTTTCATGATATCTCTGCAACATCCCTGTCTTTGATACATGTGAGCTTGAGATGGTGCAACCTTTTAACCAACCATGCAATAAAAAACTTGGTATTGAATACACGCCTTAGAGTTCTTGACTTGAGAGACTGCAAACACTTTGGAGACGAAGCCCTTAGAGCTATCAGCGCTCTTCTGGAATTGAAGATTTTACTGCTGGATGGTTCCAATATAAGTGATTTTGGATTGTCTTACTTGAGAGGAATTATAAATTCATTAGTTTCTCTGTCTGTGAGAGGATGCAAAAGACTAACAGATAAATGCATCTCTGCTTTATTTGAAGGCTCTTCTAAACTGAAGTTACAACAACTGGACCTATCAAATCTTCCTAACCTGTCTGATAATGGAGTTCTGGCACTTGCAAAATGCCGGGTTCCAATTTCTGAACTTCGAATGCGGCAATGTCCACTTATTGGTGATACTTCAGTTATGGCATTAGCTTCAATGCGGGTTGATGAGGACAGATTGCATGGTTGTAGTTTGCGGCTGTTGGACCTTTACAACTGCGGCGGTATAACACAACTTTCATTCCGGTGGTTAAAGAAACCCTATTTTCCAAGGTTGAGATGTTTGGGGGTGACAGGAAGTGCAAGTAGGGATATTATAGATGCTTTAGCTAGGAGTAGACCATTCTTGCATGTGGCATGCCATGCCGAGGAGCTGGGGTCCAACCAGTGGGATAACTTGCATGGTTTATACATGCATGACAACGATGAGGTGGATGAACTTGAACAATGGCTTCTCGAAGAAGAGGGTGGCTATAATGATGAGGAGATGATGGATGCTGATGATGATGCAGAACTACTGGATCATTTAGCCTTGTAA
- the LOC7474978 gene encoding heterodimeric geranylgeranyl pyrophosphate synthase small subunit, chloroplastic: MALSLAALPSPSITLCIPKKGSNLYPPKLNKMSPIQCSLSVSTHSKTPQFDLKTYWTTLILEINQKLDQAVPIQYPDKIYEAMRYSVLAKGAKRAPPVMCVAACELFGGNRHAAFPTACALEMVHSASLIHDDLPCMDDDPSRRGQPSNHKIYGVDMAILAGDALFPLGFRHIVSHTPSDLVPEPRLLSVIAEIARAVGSTGMAAGQFLDLEGGPNSVEFVQEKKFGEMGECSAVCGGLLAGAKDDEIQRLRRYGRAVGVLYQVVDDILEAKTMKSKVDEDKKKRKGKSYVALYGVEKAIEVAEELRAKAKEELDGFEKYGESVLPLYSFVDYAADRGFSFGESS; this comes from the exons atggctctCTCTCTCGCAGCGTTACCATCACCATCTATTACTCTCTGTATCCCTAAAAAAGGCTCAAATCTTTACCCTCCGAAGCTAAACAAAATGTCACCAATTCAATGTTCTTTATCAGTTTCAACCCATTCAAAAACACCCCAGTTTGATTTAAAGACTTATTGGACAACCTTGATTCTAGAAATCAATCAGAAGCTTGACCAAGCCGTTCCTATTCAGTATCCAGATAAGATTTATGAGGCCATGAGGTATTCTGTTCTTGCTAAAGGTGCTAAAAGAGCCCCTCCTGTTATGTGTGTTGCTGCTTGTGAGCTCTTTGGTGGTAATCGTCATGCTGCCTTCCCTACTGCTTGTGCTCTTGAAATG GTTCATTCAGCTTCGTTGATTCATGATGACCTTCCCTGCATGGACGATGACCCATCACGTCGAGGCCAGCCTTCAAACCacaaaatttatggcgttgaTATGGCAATCCTTGCCGGGGATGCACTCTTCCCTCTTGGCTTTCGCCACATTGTATCCCACACACCTTCTGACCTTGTACCAGAGCCACGACTTCTCAGTGTGATTGCAGAGATTGCTCGTGCTGTGGGGTCCACAGGCATGGCTGCTGGGCAGTTCCTTGACCTTGAGGGTGGCCCCAATTCCGTTGAATTTGTTCAGGAGAAGAAATTTGGTGAAATGGGTGAGTGCTCTGCGGTGTGTGGAGGATTGCTAGCCGGTGCCAAGGATGATGAGATACAGAGATTGAGGAGATATGGAAGAGCTGTTGGGGTATTATATCAAGTCGTTGATGACATCTTGGAAGCAAAAACGATGAAGAGCAAGGTAGATGAGgacaagaagaaaaggaaagggaagagTTATGTTGCTTTATATGGGGTTGAGAAGGCTATAGAGGTAGCGGAGGAGCTGAGAGCCAAGGCTAAAGAAGAATTGGATGGGTTTGAGAAATATGGTGAGAGTGTATTGCCACTTTATAGCTTCGTGGATTATGCTGCTGATAGAGGTTTCAGTTTTGGTGAGTCAAGTTAG
- the LOC7474979 gene encoding F-box/LRR-repeat protein 10 isoform X4 → MFDVSLFLRHNFALVWALVSEKLTSLEIGYVSSVMVTELVGPSLGPHQSPNHVRPSILPGIQKLCLSVDYITDTMVSTISKGLMSLTHLDLRDAPLIEPTITFDLTNSGLQQINQHGKLKHLSLVRSQEFAITYFRRVNDLGMLLMADKCENMESICLGGFCRVTDTGFKTILHSCSSLYKLQVSYGIHLTDLVFHDISATSLSLIHVSLRWCNLLTNHAIKNLVLNTRLRVLDLRDCKHFGDEALRAISALLELKILLLDGSNISDFGLSYLRGIINSLVSLSVRGCKRLTDKCISALFEGSSKLKLQQLDLSNLPNLSDNGVLALAKCRVPISELRMRQCPLIGDTSVMALASMRVDEDRLHGCSLRLLDLYNCGGITQLSFRWLKKPYFPRLRCLGVTGSASRDIIDALARSRPFLHVACHAEELGSNQWDNLHGLYMHDNDEVDELEQWLLEEEGGYNDEEMMDADDDAELLDHLAL, encoded by the coding sequence ATGTTTGATGTCTCATTATTTCTTCGTCATAATTTTGCTCTAGTATGGGCTTTGGTTTCAGAAAAACTGACTTCTCTTGAGATTGGGTATGTTTCTTCAGTGATGGTGACTGAACTGGTTGGCCCAAGTTTGGGACCTCATCAATCACCAAATCATGTTCGACCATCCATTCTGCCTGGCATTCAGAAATTGTGCCTTTCTGTAGACTATATTACTGACACCATGGTTAGCACAATATCGAAAGGTCTCATGTCCTTAACACATTTGGATCTTCGAGATGCTCCTCTCATAGAACCAACAATTACATTTGATCTCACCAACTCTGGTCTTCAGCAGATTAATCAGCATGGAAAACTGAAACATCTCTCATTGGTTCGGAGCCAAGAATTCGCCATTACATATTTTAGACGTGTTAATGATCTTGGAATGCTATTAATGGCTGACAAGTGTGAGAACATGGAAAGTATTTGTCTTGGAGGCTTCTGTCGAGTTACAGATACAGGATTCAAAACAATCTTGCATTCATGCTCTAGTCTGTACAAGCTCCAGGTGTCTTATGGAATCCATTTGACTGATCTGGTCTTTCATGATATCTCTGCAACATCCCTGTCTTTGATACATGTGAGCTTGAGATGGTGCAACCTTTTAACCAACCATGCAATAAAAAACTTGGTATTGAATACACGCCTTAGAGTTCTTGACTTGAGAGACTGCAAACACTTTGGAGACGAAGCCCTTAGAGCTATCAGCGCTCTTCTGGAATTGAAGATTTTACTGCTGGATGGTTCCAATATAAGTGATTTTGGATTGTCTTACTTGAGAGGAATTATAAATTCATTAGTTTCTCTGTCTGTGAGAGGATGCAAAAGACTAACAGATAAATGCATCTCTGCTTTATTTGAAGGCTCTTCTAAACTGAAGTTACAACAACTGGACCTATCAAATCTTCCTAACCTGTCTGATAATGGAGTTCTGGCACTTGCAAAATGCCGGGTTCCAATTTCTGAACTTCGAATGCGGCAATGTCCACTTATTGGTGATACTTCAGTTATGGCATTAGCTTCAATGCGGGTTGATGAGGACAGATTGCATGGTTGTAGTTTGCGGCTGTTGGACCTTTACAACTGCGGCGGTATAACACAACTTTCATTCCGGTGGTTAAAGAAACCCTATTTTCCAAGGTTGAGATGTTTGGGGGTGACAGGAAGTGCAAGTAGGGATATTATAGATGCTTTAGCTAGGAGTAGACCATTCTTGCATGTGGCATGCCATGCCGAGGAGCTGGGGTCCAACCAGTGGGATAACTTGCATGGTTTATACATGCATGACAACGATGAGGTGGATGAACTTGAACAATGGCTTCTCGAAGAAGAGGGTGGCTATAATGATGAGGAGATGATGGATGCTGATGATGATGCAGAACTACTGGATCATTTAGCCTTGTAA
- the LOC7474979 gene encoding F-box/LRR-repeat protein 10 isoform X1, producing MADPDEEEEGSLDQLPATVLETIVSKLDVASICSVSSTCKTFNACASHILTFIPSFDLLDIAPSIDLLRPLLPPNPYLKSLKLDCGRLDDSAINVVVRDSLHELYLHNCADFSGKLLSEIGGKCADLRYLYLGSVAEKRGRAIHISDLEELLRGCTRLEALILMFDVSLFLRHNFALVWALVSEKLTSLEIGYVSSVMVTELVGPSLGPHQSPNHVRPSILPGIQKLCLSVDYITDTMVSTISKGLMSLTHLDLRDAPLIEPTITFDLTNSGLQQINQHGKLKHLSLVRSQEFAITYFRRVNDLGMLLMADKCENMESICLGGFCRVTDTGFKTILHSCSSLYKLQVSYGIHLTDLVFHDISATSLSLIHVSLRWCNLLTNHAIKNLVLNTRLRVLDLRDCKHFGDEALRAISALLELKILLLDGSNISDFGLSYLRGIINSLVSLSVRGCKRLTDKCISALFEGSSKLKLQQLDLSNLPNLSDNGVLALAKCRVPISELRMRQCPLIGDTSVMALASMRVDEDRLHGCSLRLLDLYNCGGITQLSFRWLKKPYFPRLRCLGVTGSASRDIIDALARSRPFLHVACHAEELGSNQWDNLHGLYMHDNDEVDELEQWLLEEEGGYNDEEMMDADDDAELLDHLAL from the exons ATGGCTGACCCTGACGAGGAAGAAGAAGGGAGCTTGGATCAGCTACCAGCAACGGTACTTGAAACCATAGTATCAAAACTCGACGTGGCATCAATCTGCTCCGTTTCTTCCACTTGCAAGACCTTCAACGCTTGTGCTTCTCATATCCTCACTTTCATCCCCAGTTTCGACCTCCTT gATATTGCACCGTCAATTGATTTATTAAGGCCTTTATTGCCTCCAAATCCTTACCTTAAAAGCTTAAAGCTTGATTGTGGTCGGCTTGATGATTCTGCAATTAATGTTGTGGTTCGGGATTCCTTGCATGAGCTTTATTTACATAATTGCGCGGATTTTAGTGGGAAATTGCTTTCTGAGATTGGAGGAAAGTGCGCGGATTTGAG GTATCTGTACTTGGGATCGGTGGCGGAAAAAAGAGGACGTGCTATTCATATATCTGATCTGGAGGAGCTACTTAGAGGTTGCACACGATTGGAA GCGCTGATTTTGATGTTTGATGTCTCATTATTTCTTCGTCATAATTTTGCTCTAGTATGGGCTTTGGTTTCAGAAAAACTGACTTCTCTTGAGATTGGGTATGTTTCTTCAGTGATGGTGACTGAACTGGTTGGCCCAAGTTTGGGACCTCATCAATCACCAAATCATGTTCGACCATCCATTCTGCCTGGCATTCAGAAATTGTGCCTTTCTGTAGACTATATTACTGACACCATGGTTAGCACAATATCGAAAGGTCTCATGTCCTTAACACATTTGGATCTTCGAGATGCTCCTCTCATAGAACCAACAATTACATTTGATCTCACCAACTCTGGTCTTCAGCAGATTAATCAGCATGGAAAACTGAAACATCTCTCATTGGTTCGGAGCCAAGAATTCGCCATTACATATTTTAGACGTGTTAATGATCTTGGAATGCTATTAATGGCTGACAAGTGTGAGAACATGGAAAGTATTTGTCTTGGAGGCTTCTGTCGAGTTACAGATACAGGATTCAAAACAATCTTGCATTCATGCTCTAGTCTGTACAAGCTCCAGGTGTCTTATGGAATCCATTTGACTGATCTGGTCTTTCATGATATCTCTGCAACATCCCTGTCTTTGATACATGTGAGCTTGAGATGGTGCAACCTTTTAACCAACCATGCAATAAAAAACTTGGTATTGAATACACGCCTTAGAGTTCTTGACTTGAGAGACTGCAAACACTTTGGAGACGAAGCCCTTAGAGCTATCAGCGCTCTTCTGGAATTGAAGATTTTACTGCTGGATGGTTCCAATATAAGTGATTTTGGATTGTCTTACTTGAGAGGAATTATAAATTCATTAGTTTCTCTGTCTGTGAGAGGATGCAAAAGACTAACAGATAAATGCATCTCTGCTTTATTTGAAGGCTCTTCTAAACTGAAGTTACAACAACTGGACCTATCAAATCTTCCTAACCTGTCTGATAATGGAGTTCTGGCACTTGCAAAATGCCGGGTTCCAATTTCTGAACTTCGAATGCGGCAATGTCCACTTATTGGTGATACTTCAGTTATGGCATTAGCTTCAATGCGGGTTGATGAGGACAGATTGCATGGTTGTAGTTTGCGGCTGTTGGACCTTTACAACTGCGGCGGTATAACACAACTTTCATTCCGGTGGTTAAAGAAACCCTATTTTCCAAGGTTGAGATGTTTGGGGGTGACAGGAAGTGCAAGTAGGGATATTATAGATGCTTTAGCTAGGAGTAGACCATTCTTGCATGTGGCATGCCATGCCGAGGAGCTGGGGTCCAACCAGTGGGATAACTTGCATGGTTTATACATGCATGACAACGATGAGGTGGATGAACTTGAACAATGGCTTCTCGAAGAAGAGGGTGGCTATAATGATGAGGAGATGATGGATGCTGATGATGATGCAGAACTACTGGATCATTTAGCCTTGTAA